The Xiphias gladius isolate SHS-SW01 ecotype Sanya breed wild chromosome 9, ASM1685928v1, whole genome shotgun sequence genome window below encodes:
- the pelo gene encoding protein pelota homolog has product MKLLHKDIEKDNTGQVTLMPEEAEDMWHTYNLLQVGDSLRASTIRKVQTESATGSVGSSRVRTTLTLCVETIDFDSQACQLRVKGTNIEENQYVKMGAYHTIELELNRKFTLAKKSWDSVVLDRIEQACDATQKADVAAVVMQEGLANLVLVTPAMTLLRAKVEVTIPRKRRGSCTQHEKALERFYEAVMQAILRHINFDVVKCILIASPGFVRDQFITYLFKEAVRQDNKVLLENRPKFMLVHSSSGHKYSLKEILSDPTVTSRLSDTKAAGEVKALEDFYKMLQHEPDRAFYGLAHVEKAVDALAIDTLLISDKLFRHQDVPTRSRYVRLVDSVRDNGGNVRIFSSLHVSGEQLTQLSGVAAILRFPIADLSEAEDDSSSDED; this is encoded by the exons ATGAAGCTGCTCCATAAAGACATTGAAAAAGATAATACCGG TCAGGTGACCCTGATgccagaggaggcagaggataTGTGGCACACCTACAACCTGCTGCAAGTGGGGGACAGTCTGAGAGCCTCCACTATCAG GAAGGTGCAGACAGAGTCCGCTACTGGAAGCGTGGGCAGCTCCAGAGTTCGAACTACTCTTACCTTATGTGTGGAGACGATCGACTTTGACTCCCAGGCCTGCCAGCTGAGAGTAAAGGGCACTAACATAGAGGAGAACCAGTATGTCAAG ATGGGGGCTTACCACACTATAGAGCTCGAGCTTAACAGGAAGTTCACTCTAGCTAAAAAGAGCTGGGACAGTGTTGTGCTGGATAGAATCG AGCAGGCATGTGATGCAACCCAGAAGGCAGATGTGGCAGCTGTCGTAATGCAGGAGGGTCTGGCCAACCTGGTGCTGGTGACCCCCGCCATGACTCTGCTCCGCGCAAAAGTGGAGGTCACCATTCCTCGCAAGAGAAGGGGAAGCTGCACTCAGCACGAGAAG GCGCTGGAGAGGTTCTATGAGGCTGTGATGCAGGCGATTCTTCGTCACATCAATTTTGATG TGGTAAAGTGCATCCTGATTGCCAGTCCAGGGTTTGTGAGGGACCAGTTCATCACCTACCTCTTTAAAGAGGCAGTGCGACAGGACAACAAGGTCCTGCTGGAGAATCGCCCCAAATTCATGCTGGTCCACTCATCATCAGGTCATAAGTACTCACTCAAAG AAATCCTTTCTGATCCCACTGTGACAAGCAGGCTTTCTGATACAAAG GCAGCAGGAGAGGTGAAAGCCCTGGAAGATTTCTATAAGATGCTCCAGCATGAGCCTGACAGAGCTTTCTATGG GCTGGCTCATGTGGAGAAAGCTGTCGACGCCCTCGCCATTGACACCTTGCTGATAAGTGATAAGCTGTTCAG ACATCAGGACGTCCCCACGAGGAGTCGTTACGTTCGGCTGGTGGACAGCGTGAGAGACAATGGTGGCAATGTCAG aatATTCTCAAGCCTTCATGTGTCTGGTGAAC AACTGACTCAGCTGAGCGGAGTGGCTGCCATCTTGCGGTTTCCCATCGCGGACTTATCAGAGGCTGAGGACGACAGCAGCTCAGACGAAGACTGA
- the LOC120794602 gene encoding progestin and adipoQ receptor family member 4 has protein sequence MALYKGPRLLDFTKTPPHLQFNKYVLTGYRPVSTAQECVRSLFYMHNELGNIYTHGIPFFLFLVLLPFSIPWMEVDSVWICVVHYLACLCPTVGSVVYHMFMNHVGGEHVYDTLLSLDMFGVCLVNTLGALPIIHITLLCYPTMQQASLLAYILLSAYGIYCATTARTNVLRLRAFLWQALFRFSLFLFRVYGSGVGSPNSLRLFVIMDSLAVLGGLVNIIQIPERFSPGLFDNWGNSHQIMHVMVICSIIYLHWGTLEDLAWIKSYQCPAE, from the exons ATGGCGCTTTACAAAGGGCCGCGGCTGTTGGACTTTACAAAGACCCCTCCACACCTTCAGTTCAACAAATATGTCCTGACGGGTTACCGGCCAGTGTCCACGGCTCAGGAGTGCGTCAGGAGCCTCTTCTACATGCACAATGAGCTGGGGAACATTTACACCCATG GcatcccttttttccttttcttggtGCTACTGCCTTTCAGCATCCCCTGGATGGAGGTGGACAGCGTCTGGATTTGTGTGGTCCACTATTTGGCCTGCCTCTGCCCCACCGTGGGCTCTGTGGTCTACCATATGTTCATGAACCATGTAGGAGGAGAACATGTGTATGACACCCTGCTCTCCCTGGACATGTTCGGGGTCTGCCTGGTTAACACCCTGG GAGCACTTCCCATCATTCACATCACCCTTCTTTGCTACCCAACCATGCAACAGGCTTCCTTGCTGGCCTACATCCTCCTGTCAGCCTACGGGATCTACTGTGCCACCACGGCACGCACTAACGTCCTGCGCCTGCGAGCTTTCCTCTGGCAGGCCTTGTTCCGCTTCAGCCTCTTCCTGTTCCGGGTGTACGGCAGCGGCGTGGGCAGCCCAAACTCCCTGCGCCTCTTTGTCATCATGGACTCTCTGGCTGTACTGGGAGGGCTGGTCAACATCATCCAGATCCCTGAGCGCTTCAGCCCAGGCCTGTTTGACAACTGGGGCAACAGCCACCAGATAATGCACGTCATGGTTATTTGCTCAATTATCTACCTGCACTGGGGCACTCTGGAGGATTTAGCCTGGATTAAGTCCTACCAGTGTCCTGCTGAGTGA